A DNA window from Suncus etruscus isolate mSunEtr1 chromosome 8, mSunEtr1.pri.cur, whole genome shotgun sequence contains the following coding sequences:
- the MAML1 gene encoding mastermind-like protein 1, protein MAEFALPRHSAVMERLRRRIELCRRHHSACEARYEAVSPERLELERQHTFALHQRCIQAKAKRAGKHRPPPAAPARLDAADGPELGRAGAQRREIQGSWRELVYLYRTEFPESRLDWASHSGAQEAVLVVTYEQSTAKEKHLHDPVKRNLDSASSPQNGEPQNGYGDLFVAAATNTGHKKSRREAPPASPRGAPSDKAGAAADAPGKPLGKQCGAESAAAGDPFPLHRELKQEPGDDLPCMLTGGGPGGGSVVQNSLMPDLNLNEQEWKELIEELNRSVPDEVMKDLFADDFEDKKEPEPAAAAPAATPDVRVKSEFEPERRGRGSPCFLGPDSGATSQPLFHTTAGPPPGAEIPAPSLLPPSTVSASAQRALPGQGASSELSSAHQLQQMAAKQKREQLLQNPPPAAPAPGPLVGSWPAAAPGAFGGTYPLDKAASPPGYSKAGSALLLGSGGNQGSPRPATTGGPYLQTSHHHAGLLGHTPGAGNSSSGPTSGPMLDYGNTKPLSHYKADCGQGSSGGGQGKALMASYLPLNTEQNPLFLLKAKAGAGSFRALGPASQEQTPSSMQVTAQAGSMGGSQMAAAVGGAHSSAPYLSSPQQAAVLKQHQILLEQQKQREQQQQQQHFLQRQQLLAEQEKQQFQRHLTRPPPQYQDPNQSTFPQQVGAFPGSSTAVPGMNSCPRVFSQPGNLMSLGPGLTPPVSSLPASSGTQERGVPQFSTGAQNLSQQPQTGGLYSLSPALAPPQAANGHAHLPRPGGTAGGGAYGQNSLGGTSLAQPAHAKGNLTKPPGPRVSATLGSQTSAWPHQGLPPTLSAQTPGSAGVGTPFVTTAPTFHLTPQQAHLKMSGPQFSQALPSRPLVPPGSAPQQRTSAPAPGAPQPGLPGLSPAGPEMGGFSQSPGPTLGSRGGLQCTQAYPVRPAGAATTAELPCPFGGDSDLIDSLLKNRTSEEWMRDLDELLGPQ, encoded by the exons ATGGCGGAGTTCGCGCTGCCGCGGCACAGCGCGGTCATGGAGCGCCTCCGCCGGCGCATCGAGCTGTGCCGGCGCCACCACAGCGCCTGCGAGGCCCGCTACGAGGCCGTGTCGCCCGAGCGCCTGGAGCTGGAGCGCCAGCACACCTTCGCGCTGCACCAGCGCTGCATCCAGGCCAAGGCCAAGCGCGCCGGCAAGcaccgcccgccgcccgccgcgcCCGCGCGCCTCGACGCCGCCGACGGCCCGGAGCTCGGACGCGCCGGCGCTCAA AGACGGGAGATCCAAGGGTCTTGGAGAGAGCTGGTCTACCTATACCGCACGGAGTTCCCAGAAAGCAGGCTGGACTGGGCCAGCCATAGTGGGGCACAGGAGGCTGTGCTGGTGGTCACCTATGAACAGAGTACAGCTAAGGAGAAA CACCTGCATGACCCTGTGAAGCGGAACCTGGACAGCGCTTCCTCCCCGCAGAACGGCGAGCCCCAGAACGGTTATGGGGACCTTTTTGTCGCTGCCGCCACGAATACGGGCCACAAGAAGAGCCGCCGCGAGGCACCCCCTGCATCCCCACGGGGGGCCCCTTCAGACAAGGCCGGGGCCGCAGCCGACGCCCCCGGGAAGCCGCTGGGCAAGCAGTGCGGGGCTGAGAGCGCAGCCGCGGGGGACCCGTTCCCGCTGCACCGCGAGCTGAAGCAGGAGCCGGGCGACGACCTGCCGTGCATGCTGACGGGCGGCGGCCCCGGCGGCGGCTCCGTGGTGCAGAACAGCCTCATGCCCGACCTCAACCTCAACGAGCAGGAGTGGAAGGAGCTCATCGAGGAGCTCAACCGCTCCGTGCCCGACGAGGTCATGAAGGACCTGTTCGCCGACGACTTTGAGGACAAGAAAGAACCCGAGCCGGCCGCCGCTGCCCCCGCGGCCACCCCCGACGTGCGCGTCAAGAGCGAGTTCGAGCCTGAGCGCCGGGGCCGGGGCTCTCCTTGCTTTCTGGGCCCTGACAGCGGCGCCACGTCGCAGCCGCTGTTCCACACAACCGCGGGGCCGCCTCCCGGGGCGGAGATCCCAGCCCCCAGCCTCCTGCCGCCTTCCACTGTGTCCGCATCCGCTCAGCGCGCCCTGCCCGGCCAGGGCGCCTCCTCCGAGCTGTCCTCTGCGCACCAGCTGCAGCAGATGGCAGCCAAGCAGAAGCGCGAGCAGCTGCTGCAGAACCCGCCGCCTGCTGCACCCGCCCCGGGGCCCTTGGTGGGCTCTTGGCCAGCAGCAGCCCCCGGGGCCTTCGGTGGAACTTACCCCCTGGACAAGGCAGCCAGCCCACCTGGCTACAGCAAGGCCGGCTCAGCGCTGCTGCTGGGCTCTGGTGGGAACCAGGGCTCCCCGCGGCCAGCCACCACTGGTGGCCCCTACCTCCAGACCAGCCACCACCACGCTGGGCTCCTGGGCCACACGCCTGGCGCCGGCAACTCGAGCTCTGGGCCCACGTCTGGACCAATGCTGGACTACGGCAACACCAAGCCTCTGTCGCATTACAAGGCCGACTGCGGGCAGGGCAGCAGTGGTGGGGGCCAGGGCAAGGCCCTGATGGCTTCGTACCTGCCACTGAATACCGAGCAGAACCCCTTGTTCCTTCTGAAAGCCAAGGCGGGTGCCGGGTCCTTCCGTGCCCTGGGTCCTGCCAGCCAG GAGCAGACACCCTCCAGCATGCAGGTGACAGCCCAGGCTGGCAGCATGGGCGGGAGTCAGATGGCGGCCGCCGTGGGTGGGGCGCACAGCAGCGCCCCCTATCTAAGCAGCCCGCAACAGGCAGCTGTGCTGAAGCAGCACCAGATTCTCCTGGAGCAGCAGAAACAGCgagaacagcagcagcagcagcagcatttcTTGCAGAGGCAGCAACTGCTGGCTGAACAG GAGAAGCAGCAGTTTCAGCGGCATCTAACTCGCCCGCCTCCCCAGTACCAAGACCCGAATCAGAGCACCTTTCCCCAACAGGTTGGAGCATTCCCAG GCTCCTCGACTGCTGTGCCAGGCATGAACAGCTGCCCGCGAGTCTTCTCCCAACCCGGGAATCTCATGTCACTGGGCCCTGGACTTACACCCCCAGTCTCCTCCCTGCCTGCTAGCTCAGGCACGCAAGAGCGTGGGGTGCCACAGTTCTCCACTGGCGCCCAGAATCTGTCACAGCAGCCGCAAACCGGGGGCTTATACAGCTTGAGCCCCGCCCTGGCCCCGCCCCAGGCTGCCAATGGCCATGCCCACCTGCCCCGCCCTGGTGGCACTGCGGGGGGCGGCGCCTATGGGCAGAACTCTCTGGGGGGCACAAGCCTTGCCCAACCCGCACATGCTAAGGGGAACTTGACCAAGCCCCCCGGCCCCCGGGTATCTGCCACTCTAGGCAGTCAGACCTCTGCCTGGCCACACCAGGGCCTTCCACCCACCCTGAGCGCCCAGACCCCTGGCAGCGCAGGTGTGGGGACCCCCTTTGTCACCACTGCACCCACCTTCCATCTGACACCGCAGCAGGCCCACCTAAAGATGAGCGGCCCCCAATTTTCGCAGGCCCTGCCCAGTCGCCCACTGGTACCTCCCGGGAGTGCCCCGCAGCAGCGGACCAGTGCTCCAGCTCCAGGTGCCCCCCAGCCTGGCTTACCTGGCCTGAGCCCAGCGGGGCCGGAGATGGGGGGCTTCAGCCAGAGCCCAGGCCCCACACTAGGCAGCCGTGGGGGTCTGCAGTGCACCCAGGCCTACCCAGTGCGGCCAGCGGGCGCCGCCACCACCGCCGAGCTGCCATGCCCCTTTGGTGGGGACAGCGACCTCATTGACTCGCTGCTGAAGAATCGGACCTCGGAAGAGTGGATGCGGGATCTGGATGAGCTTCTGGGGCCCCAGTAA